The following proteins are co-located in the Sandaracinaceae bacterium genome:
- a CDS encoding DUF2817 domain-containing protein — translation MSFPELRQLLDVVDALSPWARTTVRGHVDVDGQRVPLLDVCVGATDPSAPTLALVGGVHGLERIGAQVVLAELESLAARLAWDSTLRRELELVRVAAFPIVNPWGMAHGTRSNAGGVDLMRNAPPVAPGQRATPLLGGQSLSRHLPWYAGPRGDAGMELEARALSAFVREHVFPAACAVAVDAHSGFGLRDRLWFPYAYTRAPFPGLAETAALAALLDRSLPHHVYRIEPQAQAYTIRGDLWDHLYDLHRAQRRAGQGPFIPLTLEMGSWTWVRKNPRQLVTHRDGGFHPVAPHRIERTLRRHLPLIEFLRRAVSSADAWVPGDALAHERAFSAGYHRWYA, via the coding sequence GTGAGCTTCCCCGAGCTGCGACAGCTGCTGGACGTCGTCGATGCGCTCTCGCCCTGGGCGCGGACGACGGTGCGTGGGCACGTGGACGTGGACGGACAACGCGTGCCATTGCTCGACGTGTGCGTGGGCGCGACGGACCCCAGCGCGCCGACGCTCGCGCTGGTGGGCGGCGTCCATGGCCTCGAGCGCATCGGCGCGCAGGTGGTGCTGGCGGAGCTGGAGAGCCTCGCCGCCCGCCTCGCGTGGGACAGCACACTCCGCCGGGAGCTCGAGCTCGTGCGTGTCGCGGCGTTCCCGATCGTGAACCCGTGGGGGATGGCGCACGGGACGCGCAGCAACGCGGGCGGCGTCGACCTGATGCGCAACGCACCGCCCGTCGCTCCAGGGCAGCGCGCGACGCCCCTGCTGGGAGGGCAGTCCCTGTCGCGTCACTTGCCGTGGTACGCCGGCCCGAGAGGCGACGCGGGGATGGAGCTCGAAGCGCGCGCCCTGTCCGCGTTCGTGCGGGAGCATGTGTTTCCGGCGGCCTGCGCCGTGGCCGTCGACGCCCACTCGGGCTTCGGCCTGCGCGACCGGCTGTGGTTCCCCTACGCCTACACGCGCGCCCCGTTTCCCGGGCTGGCGGAGACCGCCGCGCTCGCGGCCCTGCTGGACCGCAGCTTGCCGCACCACGTGTACCGCATCGAGCCGCAGGCGCAGGCCTACACGATCCGCGGCGACCTCTGGGACCACCTCTACGATCTGCATCGCGCGCAGCGGCGCGCGGGTCAGGGGCCGTTCATCCCCTTGACGCTGGAGATGGGGTCCTGGACGTGGGTCCGCAAGAACCCGAGGCAGCTCGTGACGCACCGTGATGGAGGCTTCCATCCTGTGGCGCCGCATCGCATCGAGCGCACGCTGCGTCGGCATCTGCCGTTGATCGAGTTCCTGCGCCGCGCCGTGTCGAGCGCGGACGCTTGGGTTCCGGGGGACGCGCTGGCTCACGAGCGCGCCTTCAGCGCCGGTTACCACCGTTGGTACGCGTAG
- a CDS encoding 1-acyl-sn-glycerol-3-phosphate acyltransferase: MQNTLVIPESPLREARRSSSRLGRTTLLIAEALANESLRSADALRGDSLARASRLSFVAQQLCAVHGVRVHVSGEVPKQAVALAANHLSYLDPLAVLSCLPASAIAKREVREWPGVGATLDALGVLFVDRDDPQSGARVVRQAATRLASDVSVLAFPEGTTTSGRGVLPFRRGLFGAARIARVPVVPVALRYEDPDLPWVGSQLFLPHYLRTASKPVTHVHIHFFAPLEVREGDEARCAKHARDMVREWIAPTVQA, encoded by the coding sequence ATGCAGAACACGCTCGTGATCCCCGAGTCCCCGCTCCGCGAGGCGCGCCGCAGCAGCAGCCGCCTGGGGCGCACCACGCTGCTCATCGCCGAGGCGCTCGCGAACGAGTCGCTGCGATCCGCCGACGCACTGCGCGGCGACTCCCTCGCTCGCGCGTCCCGTCTCAGCTTCGTCGCGCAGCAGCTCTGCGCGGTGCACGGCGTCCGTGTCCATGTCAGCGGCGAGGTCCCGAAGCAGGCCGTCGCGCTGGCGGCGAACCACCTCAGCTATCTCGACCCGCTGGCCGTGCTCTCGTGTCTCCCCGCCTCCGCCATCGCCAAGCGGGAGGTGCGTGAGTGGCCCGGCGTGGGCGCCACCCTCGACGCGCTCGGCGTCCTGTTCGTCGACCGCGACGACCCCCAGAGCGGCGCGCGGGTCGTGCGCCAGGCCGCCACTCGCCTCGCGTCAGACGTCTCCGTGTTGGCCTTCCCCGAGGGCACCACGACCTCGGGCCGCGGAGTGCTCCCCTTTCGCCGGGGCTTGTTCGGCGCCGCCCGCATCGCGCGCGTGCCGGTCGTACCCGTCGCGCTGCGCTACGAAGACCCCGACCTCCCCTGGGTGGGCTCGCAGCTCTTCTTGCCGCACTACCTGCGCACGGCGAGCAAGCCCGTCACGCACGTCCACATCCACTTCTTCGCGCCCCTCGAGGTGCGCGAGGGAGACGAGGCGCGCTGCGCCAAGCACGCGCGCGACATGGTGCGCGAGTGGATCGCGCCGACCGTCCAAGCGTGA
- a CDS encoding nitroreductase family protein, which produces MDTTTEKPSVKQYEEPVSDGDADLAAFARVVETRRSVRRFHPEPVPDAVVERCLDLALLAPTSSNLQCWEFYRVVDPDKKRALAAACLGQPAATTAPELIVAVARIDTWRENSALVLRSLHESPYRWPKTMHMYYEYITKVAYSVGPLNAVGALKRATAAVTGLVRPIPRGPASRAELVTWAVKTSALACENLMLAFRAAGYDTCPMEGMDEVRVKKIVGLSGNPDAIVTMVISAGKRAPGGVYGPRLRLPRARFVHTV; this is translated from the coding sequence ATGGACACTACGACCGAAAAGCCCTCCGTCAAGCAGTACGAAGAGCCTGTCAGCGATGGCGACGCCGACCTCGCGGCCTTCGCACGCGTGGTGGAGACCCGGCGCAGCGTGCGGCGCTTCCACCCCGAGCCCGTCCCGGATGCCGTCGTCGAGCGCTGCCTCGATCTCGCGCTGCTGGCGCCCACCTCGAGCAACCTCCAGTGCTGGGAGTTCTATCGCGTGGTCGATCCCGACAAGAAGCGCGCCCTCGCCGCCGCATGCCTGGGGCAGCCTGCGGCCACCACAGCGCCCGAGTTGATCGTCGCCGTCGCGCGCATCGACACGTGGCGCGAGAACAGCGCGCTGGTGCTGCGTTCTCTGCACGAGTCGCCCTACCGGTGGCCGAAGACCATGCACATGTACTACGAGTACATCACCAAGGTCGCGTACAGCGTCGGCCCGCTGAACGCCGTCGGCGCGCTCAAGCGGGCCACCGCGGCCGTGACCGGCCTCGTGCGCCCCATCCCACGCGGCCCGGCCTCGCGCGCCGAACTCGTCACCTGGGCGGTCAAGACGAGCGCGCTGGCGTGCGAGAACCTGATGCTGGCCTTCCGGGCGGCCGGGTACGACACCTGCCCGATGGAGGGCATGGACGAAGTGCGCGTGAAGAAGATCGTGGGCCTCTCGGGCAACCCCGACGCGATCGTGACGATGGTGATCAGCGCTGGCAAGCGCGCGCCAGGCGGTGTGTACGGCCCCCGCCTGCGGCTCCCACGCGCGCGCTTCGTTCACACCGTGTGA
- a CDS encoding AMP-binding protein, translated as MKRLDTLRDNALATALMSRAAYYSMVKLREDSDLTPVRMVEHWAEQQPNGLALTGPDGSYTYRGLDSGANAAARALQALGVEKGQRLALMMESRPEFLVATLGAAKLGVACALLPPTLAGDALTHALRVIRPDYALVGGECVAPFLALRSGAALPPGRCLLWPDDVPTRARASRDPALGGERAGDVDDARLVDWEDFGRRVRDASGRPLPVSDGHDMRLPFVLLCSGGPSELPRVTLVTNQRFLQGCYYFGQAVLKSNPTDVAYNAGVSLAHRAAFYQAWGVALTGGGALALRRRFDAAQFWEDCDRYDVSLVSYLGSTCRGLLRGRPHPKERAHRTRAWIGSGLEAEVWGTFKERFAIPALFENYIATGGHVGLINLSGVEGMVGRLGAGRGQVLARVDPVTEEFVRDAGKLVPAGPGESGVLLAKIGPLMAFEGFEDPADNAASILVNPFGREERYVNTRDLMTLHEGQWVSFAPRVSDLVQVPGSTLSAADIEERCAEVVGVRDACAYPVDDLSGGADGTPRAVMVALVVEPSFSLVAFAEHTQAQLPEAAWPRYLRLTASIATTSSRRPIKGRLYAEGADPRHAPGAVFALDVARRYVPWEPAHAASPEAPASEEAEASGE; from the coding sequence ATGAAGCGCCTCGATACGCTGCGCGACAACGCACTGGCCACGGCATTGATGTCGCGCGCCGCCTATTACTCGATGGTGAAGCTGCGGGAGGACTCGGACCTCACGCCGGTGCGAATGGTCGAGCACTGGGCGGAGCAGCAGCCCAACGGCTTGGCGCTGACGGGGCCTGACGGGAGCTACACGTACCGCGGGCTCGACTCTGGAGCGAACGCTGCCGCGCGCGCCCTCCAAGCCCTGGGGGTGGAGAAGGGGCAGCGCCTGGCGCTCATGATGGAGAGCCGCCCCGAGTTCTTGGTCGCGACCTTGGGCGCCGCGAAGCTGGGCGTCGCGTGTGCGCTGTTGCCTCCCACGCTGGCGGGCGACGCGCTGACACACGCCCTGCGGGTCATTCGCCCCGACTACGCGTTGGTCGGCGGCGAGTGTGTGGCCCCGTTCCTCGCGTTGCGCAGTGGCGCCGCACTCCCTCCGGGGCGGTGTCTGCTGTGGCCGGACGACGTGCCGACGCGCGCACGAGCCTCCCGTGATCCGGCCTTGGGCGGCGAGCGCGCGGGCGATGTAGACGACGCGCGGTTGGTCGACTGGGAGGACTTTGGTCGGCGGGTGCGTGACGCCTCTGGCCGCCCCCTGCCGGTCTCCGATGGGCACGACATGCGGCTGCCCTTCGTGTTGCTGTGCAGCGGCGGTCCGTCCGAGCTCCCGCGCGTGACGTTGGTGACCAACCAGCGCTTCTTGCAGGGCTGCTATTACTTCGGGCAGGCCGTCCTCAAGAGCAACCCCACGGACGTCGCCTACAACGCAGGGGTCTCGCTCGCGCATCGCGCGGCTTTCTATCAAGCGTGGGGCGTCGCGCTCACGGGTGGCGGCGCCCTGGCGCTGCGCCGTCGCTTCGATGCGGCCCAGTTCTGGGAGGACTGTGACCGCTACGACGTGAGCCTGGTGTCGTACCTGGGCTCCACGTGCCGAGGCCTGTTGCGCGGGCGGCCGCACCCCAAGGAGCGCGCACATCGGACGCGCGCCTGGATCGGCAGCGGCCTCGAGGCCGAGGTCTGGGGCACGTTCAAGGAGCGCTTTGCCATCCCCGCGCTGTTCGAGAACTACATCGCCACGGGTGGGCACGTGGGGCTGATCAACCTCTCGGGCGTCGAGGGCATGGTGGGCCGTCTCGGCGCGGGCCGTGGGCAGGTGTTGGCGCGGGTCGACCCCGTCACGGAGGAATTCGTGCGCGACGCCGGCAAGCTGGTCCCGGCGGGGCCCGGCGAGTCGGGGGTGCTGTTGGCGAAGATCGGCCCCCTGATGGCGTTCGAGGGCTTCGAGGACCCGGCCGACAACGCGGCCAGCATCCTGGTGAACCCGTTCGGACGCGAGGAGCGCTACGTCAACACGCGAGATCTCATGACCCTGCACGAGGGTCAGTGGGTGTCCTTCGCGCCGCGCGTGTCGGACCTGGTGCAGGTTCCTGGGTCGACGTTGAGCGCCGCCGACATCGAAGAGCGTTGCGCCGAGGTCGTGGGGGTGCGCGACGCGTGCGCCTACCCGGTCGACGACCTCTCGGGGGGGGCTGACGGCACGCCGCGTGCGGTCATGGTGGCGCTGGTCGTCGAGCCCAGCTTCTCCCTCGTCGCCTTCGCGGAGCACACGCAGGCCCAGCTGCCCGAGGCCGCGTGGCCGCGCTACCTGCGGCTGACCGCGAGCATCGCCACCACCTCGAGCCGTCGTCCGATCAAGGGGCGCCTGTACGCCGAGGGCGCCGACCCACGTCACGCGCCGGGGGCCGTGTTCGCGCTGGACGTCGCCAGGCGCTACGTGCCGTGGGAGCCTGCGCACGCGGCCTCACCAGAGGCGCCAGCCAGCGAAGAGGCTGAAGCCTCCGGCGAGTGA
- a CDS encoding site-2 protease family protein, with product MDALTILVSIVGLSVMVIVHETGHYLAARAFGMRVLRYSIGFGPTLFKWQPKGSDTVFQVAAIPFLAYVQIAGMNPYEEVDPNDDGLFNKKSVLGRIVTIAAGPVANYILAVLIFFALLASHNLPERELSVPPQAGTVMADSAAAAGGLLAGDVFLSVDGHAVSTFVEVVEATQARGGQATEYVVERAGERVTLTLTPSNDGGVGRIGVASAMNEGLVGMPVGEAFQTALLIPWLQTKETILGMANMFRKRDTSGVGGPVAIATMLAEAADKGWQHFVRLIGLISIALGVFNLLPFPALDGGRLVFLGYEVVTRRKPNERFETAVHVMGILFLLSVMVLVTYRDIFGPKASEQDAAASAPAETPAPTEASAPAEAPASPETGAPEAPASPQTSAPTEASPTDDSSAPAAEQGR from the coding sequence GTGGACGCGCTTACGATTCTGGTCTCCATTGTGGGTCTCTCGGTGATGGTCATCGTACACGAGACGGGCCACTACCTCGCGGCGCGAGCCTTCGGAATGCGGGTGCTGCGCTACAGCATCGGCTTTGGGCCCACGCTCTTCAAGTGGCAGCCGAAGGGCAGCGACACGGTGTTCCAGGTCGCGGCCATCCCGTTCCTGGCCTACGTGCAGATCGCGGGCATGAACCCGTACGAAGAGGTCGACCCGAACGACGACGGCCTCTTCAACAAGAAGAGCGTGCTCGGGCGCATCGTCACCATCGCCGCGGGGCCCGTCGCCAACTACATCCTCGCCGTGCTCATCTTCTTCGCGCTGCTGGCCAGCCACAACCTGCCCGAGCGCGAGCTCAGCGTGCCTCCGCAGGCCGGCACGGTCATGGCCGACTCCGCGGCGGCGGCGGGGGGGCTGCTGGCCGGAGACGTGTTCCTCTCGGTCGATGGGCACGCTGTGAGCACCTTCGTGGAGGTGGTGGAGGCGACGCAGGCGCGCGGTGGGCAGGCCACGGAGTACGTGGTCGAGCGCGCCGGGGAGAGGGTCACGCTGACGCTCACGCCGTCGAACGATGGTGGCGTCGGCCGCATCGGCGTGGCCAGCGCCATGAACGAGGGGCTCGTGGGCATGCCCGTGGGCGAGGCCTTCCAGACGGCCCTCCTCATCCCCTGGCTGCAGACCAAGGAGACCATCCTCGGGATGGCCAACATGTTCCGCAAGCGCGACACGTCGGGGGTGGGCGGTCCCGTCGCCATCGCCACCATGCTGGCGGAGGCGGCCGACAAGGGCTGGCAGCACTTCGTGCGCCTGATCGGGCTCATCTCCATCGCGCTCGGCGTGTTCAACCTGCTCCCCTTCCCAGCGCTCGATGGCGGGCGCCTGGTGTTCCTGGGCTACGAGGTGGTCACGCGCCGCAAGCCCAACGAGCGCTTCGAGACCGCCGTGCACGTGATGGGCATCCTGTTCCTGCTGAGCGTGATGGTGCTGGTGACCTACCGCGACATCTTCGGGCCGAAGGCGAGCGAGCAGGACGCTGCGGCCAGCGCCCCTGCCGAGACGCCGGCGCCGACCGAGGCCAGCGCACCCGCGGAGGCGCCAGCGTCGCCCGAGACCGGCGCACCCGAGGCCCCCGCGTCGCCCCAGACCAGCGCCCCGACCGAAGCGAGCCCGACCGACGACTCCTCCGCCCCGGCCGCCGAACAGGGGCGTTGA
- a CDS encoding energy transducer TonB — translation MATLEDTTEGLSPQPRSSAASSAGSARDAHSAPGLRVAPEWHVPLCVAASLVAHAALVTFAPHGVSHAQAPERELVFMDIEELLSPELPEPEPEPEIPEPEVPEPPPAVVPLARRDTPPPAAPVDPTPEPVAPEPETAPPPAAAPVMAATNPGAGAPVFTAGAAGGSAHGLGSTVREGETNPNAARATPAPPPTADFRRLMSRYVQQLRGRVSPGVMYPPSARVANLAGTVRLGLLIDENGNVTGRRITRSSGHSSLDQAVLAAASRINSVPAPPAELRAVWRGPQELTLTFDMAP, via the coding sequence ATGGCGACCCTCGAGGACACGACGGAAGGCCTTTCCCCCCAACCACGCAGCAGCGCCGCTTCCTCTGCCGGCAGCGCTCGCGACGCGCACTCGGCGCCTGGGCTGCGCGTGGCCCCCGAGTGGCATGTCCCCCTGTGCGTTGCTGCATCCCTCGTCGCGCACGCAGCCCTGGTGACGTTCGCGCCGCACGGGGTGTCTCACGCCCAAGCGCCCGAGCGGGAGCTGGTGTTCATGGACATCGAGGAGCTGCTCTCCCCGGAGCTGCCCGAGCCGGAGCCGGAGCCCGAGATCCCGGAACCCGAGGTGCCCGAGCCCCCCCCCGCTGTGGTGCCCCTCGCACGCCGTGACACCCCGCCGCCAGCGGCCCCCGTGGACCCGACCCCCGAGCCGGTCGCCCCCGAGCCCGAGACGGCACCTCCGCCGGCCGCGGCCCCCGTGATGGCCGCCACGAACCCCGGCGCAGGGGCCCCTGTCTTCACGGCCGGGGCTGCCGGCGGGAGCGCCCACGGGCTCGGCAGCACGGTGCGCGAGGGCGAGACCAACCCCAACGCTGCCCGCGCCACGCCAGCGCCGCCCCCGACGGCGGACTTCCGGCGCTTGATGAGCCGCTACGTCCAGCAGCTGCGCGGTCGCGTCTCCCCGGGCGTCATGTACCCGCCGTCAGCGCGCGTGGCCAACCTGGCCGGCACGGTGCGCCTGGGACTGCTCATCGACGAGAACGGCAACGTCACGGGGCGCCGCATCACACGCAGCTCGGGACACAGCAGCCTGGACCAAGCGGTGCTCGCTGCGGCGTCGCGCATCAACAGCGTGCCGGCCCCCCCTGCGGAGCTACGCGCCGTCTGGCGTGGCCCGCAGGAGCTCACGCTGACCTTCGACATGGCCCCCTGA
- a CDS encoding MFS transporter — protein MSSGARLALAYTLLFGWVGVYLPYFPGWLGARGLTGTQIGVLLGVVPWFRVALNPALGQVADRHGRAWRMVLGLALTCALGLVLYARADAFPAYLLASSLVAAGFAPLASLTDGIAVREAREGRMDYARVRAAGSMAFIVAVALVGAGVKRDGYEFVPALTVWMMLGIALTATVLPKPAPRRADGGPPPADARALLARPLVRRFLVGSALVQASHAVVYGFGTLHWERAGLGQDVIGQLWAVGVVVEVVVFLLGGPLADRVGPARLMMIAGIGGVLRWSVLACTTDLTLLFAAQSLHALSFACLHLGALELIRRRIPEQHTATGLYTAAGPGVGMGLATPLAGLLFDAFRGGAFWGAAVLSGMGALVLATIVPSRARDAATAE, from the coding sequence ATGTCCTCTGGCGCAAGGCTCGCACTCGCCTACACCCTGTTGTTCGGGTGGGTGGGCGTGTACCTGCCCTACTTCCCGGGGTGGCTCGGCGCGCGTGGGCTCACGGGCACGCAGATCGGCGTGCTGCTCGGCGTGGTCCCCTGGTTCCGCGTGGCGCTCAACCCCGCGCTGGGCCAGGTCGCCGACCGCCACGGTCGCGCCTGGCGGATGGTGCTCGGGCTCGCGCTCACCTGCGCCCTGGGGCTGGTGCTCTACGCGCGCGCGGATGCCTTCCCGGCCTACCTGCTGGCCAGCTCGCTGGTGGCTGCGGGGTTCGCGCCGCTGGCCTCGCTCACGGACGGTATCGCGGTGCGCGAGGCGCGCGAGGGACGCATGGACTACGCGCGTGTTCGTGCGGCGGGGTCCATGGCGTTCATCGTCGCCGTGGCGCTCGTCGGGGCCGGGGTGAAGCGCGACGGGTACGAGTTCGTGCCCGCGCTGACCGTATGGATGATGCTGGGCATCGCGCTCACGGCGACCGTGCTCCCCAAGCCAGCGCCACGCCGTGCGGACGGCGGGCCGCCTCCGGCCGATGCCCGCGCGCTCCTCGCCCGACCGCTGGTGCGCCGCTTCCTGGTGGGCTCGGCCCTCGTGCAAGCCAGCCACGCGGTCGTCTACGGCTTCGGCACGCTGCACTGGGAGCGCGCGGGGCTGGGGCAGGACGTCATCGGGCAGCTGTGGGCGGTCGGCGTCGTCGTCGAGGTCGTCGTGTTCCTGTTGGGCGGTCCGCTCGCCGACCGCGTGGGCCCAGCGCGCCTCATGATGATCGCCGGCATCGGCGGAGTGTTGCGTTGGTCGGTGCTTGCGTGCACCACGGACCTCACGCTGCTCTTCGCAGCCCAGTCGCTGCACGCGCTCAGCTTCGCGTGCCTGCATCTGGGGGCGCTCGAGCTGATCCGCCGCCGCATCCCCGAGCAGCACACCGCGACGGGGCTCTACACGGCGGCGGGTCCGGGTGTCGGGATGGGCCTCGCCACGCCCCTCGCCGGGCTGCTCTTCGACGCCTTCCGCGGCGGCGCGTTCTGGGGTGCGGCTGTGCTGTCCGGGATGGGCGCGCTGGTGCTTGCCACCATCGTCCCGTCGCGCGCCCGTGACGCGGCGACCGCAGAGTAG
- a CDS encoding inorganic phosphate transporter, whose translation MSAMVDTLTLTVVATGLVLAFEFTNGFHDASNMVATMIASRAMRPGSALALVAAATVFGPLLGGVAVANTVAGVVDLSGMDAHGALLVIVCGLVGAIGWNVCTWTLGVPSSSSFALFGALSGAALHAGGLGRVNWGFAAIQEGHLEGLAEILCALLLSPVLGFALGALAMTVSRRMLASAHPRVMRRLRHAQWVTSSGLAFAHGTNDAQKGMGIIALTLLLGGEQASLTVPTWVILLCAVTISIGTLTGGWRIIRTLGFGIYRIRPEHALDSQLASSLVIFAAGQLGAPVSTTHVVTTSIMGVGAAEHPRRVRWSRAREIVVTWFSTLPASALVGGAVHALLSRVI comes from the coding sequence ATGAGCGCGATGGTCGACACGTTGACGCTGACGGTCGTGGCCACGGGCCTCGTGCTCGCGTTCGAGTTCACCAACGGCTTCCACGACGCCTCGAACATGGTGGCGACGATGATCGCGTCACGCGCGATGCGCCCGGGCAGCGCGCTCGCGCTCGTGGCCGCCGCCACCGTGTTCGGGCCGTTGCTGGGGGGTGTCGCGGTCGCCAACACGGTCGCGGGCGTGGTGGACCTGTCAGGCATGGACGCCCACGGCGCGCTGCTCGTCATTGTCTGCGGGCTGGTCGGTGCGATCGGCTGGAACGTCTGCACGTGGACGCTCGGCGTCCCGTCGTCGAGCTCGTTCGCGCTCTTCGGCGCGCTCTCCGGCGCCGCGCTGCACGCGGGCGGGTTGGGCCGCGTCAACTGGGGCTTCGCCGCCATCCAGGAGGGCCACCTCGAGGGCTTGGCCGAGATCCTGTGTGCGCTCCTGCTGTCCCCCGTGCTCGGCTTCGCGCTCGGTGCCCTGGCCATGACCGTCAGCCGCCGGATGCTGGCCTCGGCCCACCCGCGCGTCATGCGGCGCCTGCGCCACGCGCAGTGGGTCACCTCCAGCGGGCTCGCGTTCGCGCACGGCACGAACGACGCGCAGAAGGGCATGGGCATCATCGCGCTCACGCTGCTGCTCGGTGGAGAGCAGGCGTCGCTGACCGTGCCCACGTGGGTCATCCTGCTGTGCGCCGTGACCATTTCGATCGGTACGCTCACGGGCGGCTGGCGCATCATCCGCACGCTGGGCTTCGGCATCTACCGGATCCGACCGGAGCACGCCCTCGACAGCCAGCTTGCGTCGTCGCTGGTGATCTTCGCGGCCGGGCAGCTGGGCGCACCGGTCTCGACCACGCACGTGGTCACGACGAGCATCATGGGAGTCGGCGCGGCAGAGCACCCGCGGCGTGTGCGCTGGTCCCGCGCGCGCGAGATCGTCGTCACGTGGTTCTCCACGCTGCCCGCCTCGGCCCTCGTCGGCGGGGCCGTGCACGCGCTGTTGTCGCGGGTCATCTGA
- a CDS encoding GNAT family N-acetyltransferase, which yields MQTNGTRTNATQESPQRDDGAVYPRHPQGLPPDEIRTRRYTLRFARDERDLEAIQRLRYRVFNEELNEGLAASRETGLDRDPYDARCHHLIVVETDTGEAVGTYRLMTRETAYGQAFYSDSEYYLAALPSAIASDAVEAGRACVAADHRNGRVIRMLFAGLARYLAWNQKRYLFGCCSVPTLAPADMYALLARLQGEGRVDTEILLAARPHVHAPMPPLASVASRLEQMEPPALMTTYLRLGARVISEPAFDRDFGVSDLMVLLDVHGMDPRVLASLTSVGAARAA from the coding sequence ATGCAGACGAACGGCACACGGACGAACGCGACGCAGGAGTCGCCACAGCGTGACGATGGTGCGGTCTACCCGCGGCACCCGCAGGGCCTGCCCCCGGACGAGATCCGCACCCGGCGCTACACGTTGCGCTTCGCCCGCGACGAGCGCGACCTCGAGGCCATCCAGCGCCTGCGCTACCGAGTGTTCAACGAGGAGCTGAACGAGGGGCTCGCGGCGTCGCGCGAGACGGGGCTCGATCGCGACCCCTACGACGCGCGCTGTCACCACCTGATCGTCGTGGAGACGGACACCGGCGAGGCGGTCGGGACCTATCGCCTGATGACGCGCGAGACCGCGTACGGACAGGCGTTCTACTCGGACTCGGAGTACTACCTCGCGGCGCTCCCCAGCGCGATCGCGAGTGACGCGGTGGAGGCCGGTCGAGCGTGCGTGGCCGCGGACCACCGCAACGGCCGCGTCATCCGAATGCTCTTCGCCGGGTTGGCCCGCTACCTCGCGTGGAACCAGAAGCGTTATCTCTTCGGGTGCTGCTCGGTGCCCACGCTCGCGCCCGCGGACATGTACGCGCTGCTCGCGCGCCTGCAGGGCGAGGGGCGCGTGGACACCGAGATCTTGCTCGCGGCGCGGCCACACGTCCACGCGCCCATGCCGCCCTTGGCGAGCGTTGCGTCGCGGCTCGAGCAGATGGAGCCGCCCGCGTTGATGACGACCTATCTGCGACTCGGCGCGCGGGTGATCAGCGAGCCCGCGTTCGATCGCGACTTCGGCGTGAGCGATCTGATGGTGTTGCTCGACGTGCACGGAATGGACCCGCGCGTGCTGGCCAGCCTGACCTCGGTGGGCGCCGCGCGCGCCGCCTGA
- a CDS encoding YbhB/YbcL family Raf kinase inhibitor-like protein: protein MDLRSDSFEHDAPIPARCAFGTYDASSHVRLSDNKSPHLAWSGAPEGTQSYVVICTDFDVPSAADDVNQEGRTVPYDLPRVGFHHWALVDIPASKTELAEGEFSEGITPRGKAGPDSAGGTRSGLNGYTEWFAGDENMSGDYYGYDGPCPPWNDERLHRYHFVVYALDVARAPVEGTFRVEQVLEAIAPHVVGKAGLAGTYHIYPDAR from the coding sequence ATGGACCTCCGCAGCGACTCCTTCGAGCACGACGCTCCCATCCCCGCCCGCTGTGCCTTCGGCACCTACGACGCCAGCAGCCACGTGCGCCTGAGCGACAACAAGAGCCCGCACCTGGCCTGGTCGGGGGCGCCCGAGGGGACACAGAGCTACGTGGTCATCTGCACGGACTTCGACGTGCCGAGCGCGGCCGACGACGTCAACCAGGAGGGGCGCACCGTGCCCTACGATCTGCCGCGCGTGGGCTTCCACCACTGGGCCCTGGTGGACATCCCGGCCAGCAAGACCGAGCTGGCCGAGGGCGAGTTCTCGGAGGGCATCACCCCCCGCGGCAAGGCTGGGCCCGACAGCGCGGGCGGAACGCGCAGCGGCCTCAACGGCTACACGGAGTGGTTCGCGGGCGACGAGAACATGAGCGGCGACTACTACGGCTACGACGGCCCGTGCCCGCCCTGGAACGACGAGCGCCTGCACCGCTACCACTTCGTGGTCTACGCGCTGGACGTGGCGCGCGCGCCGGTGGAGGGGACGTTCCGCGTGGAGCAGGTGCTCGAGGCGATCGCGCCGCACGTGGTGGGCAAGGCCGGGCTGGCCGGCACGTACCACATCTACCCTGACGCGCGCTGA